The genomic region CACTTCAGCGGTCTTATTGGGAAGTGAGGCAAGATTACAGATATTTTCAATGATCGGAAGACCGGCACCCAATAATGCATGATGGGCGGGAACTCCACCGTCGCCAGTCGGATCAGGACTCATCGCATCGGTTGCAACAGCAACACCAGCTGCAGCACATTGCTCAGCCGTTTGAGGGGCGAGTGCTGGATAATCAGTCATTTGTGAAGTTCCCCATGCATCTTCCCATCCGGTGTGGAAGATAATGAGATCAATAGTCGTTGCAGAGTCAGTGAGCGGTGGAAGGACAGATGGATCGATTAGTGTGTTTGCCTCGAATGACCGACAATCAACGATATGAGCACTGAACTGGAGCTCACGTGGTGTAAATGTCTCCATCGATTCCCCGTCGGGCTCAGTATGTGATGGTGCATCGATGTGCGTCCCTGTGTGCGTCCCGAGAGTAACTGTCGATACACGATATCCGTCAGTCTCAATATCTGCATGTGCGGTGATATCGACCGGTGGATCCGCAGGATAAACTGGCATTGATGATTCAATCGGTCGTGTCAGATCAATCACTGCAGATTCATCAGGAAACATTGATAAAGTATATTACCTGAAATAAA from Haloquadratum walsbyi C23 harbors:
- a CDS encoding cyclase family protein; this encodes MFPDESAVIDLTRPIESSMPVYPADPPVDITAHADIETDGYRVSTVTLGTHTGTHIDAPSHTEPDGESMETFTPRELQFSAHIVDCRSFEANTLIDPSVLPPLTDSATTIDLIIFHTGWEDAWGTSQMTDYPALAPQTAEQCAAAGVAVATDAMSPDPTGDGGVPAHHALLGAGLPIIENICNLASLPNKTAEVLVCPLRIDADGAPARVIAWS